The DNA window AGTTTTAGAGAAATCATTAAGTGGAGCTTCTGCCGTTTGGTGGAAGCTCTTTTTGGTGGTGCGGCGGTTTTGGGGTTGTGGAACGTCGATGTAAAAACGCCCAGGTGGTTGACCCAGGCGTTCAATTTGTTGAATCTATTCAGTTTGGGCTTTGGCCTAACCGCATTAGGACGGAATCCGAAGGCTAAGCCATTTGCACTTGATGGGTCGAGTGATGCTCTCGATAGTGGGCATCTAGCCAGCATTGCGGCAAGGGTTCACCGGACGGGAACATGAGGTGGGATTTGGTAAATGGCTCGATCTCTTGAAGTTCTTCTCCGGCGTGGAATCGTCCCATAACCTTATCGATGCAGGGATCCGCTAGGTTATCCAGATTCAGAATTTCAACTAAGTTGCCTGACGGTTTGTGCTCTAAAAACATGGCCTCTATCCTCCGCGTAGGGTGGTCGAATGATAGTAGTGCTCGTCGTAGAACCAGATGTCATGCTAAAAACATCAGGTTCCTAGGGCTGGGCAGCCAATGTTCCAAAATTTAAGCGAAGTATTGTAAATGGCGGCTTGGGTTTGAGGTTTGGGTGGAACCAGAGATGTGGGAATTCTAGATGATGATTTATCCGTTCCCTTTTCTATGCTGAATCCGGGTCAATATATTCCTCTGAATCCAGTCAAGGCGGGATTAGTGAGTCTGCCCGAGGATTGGGAGTTTTCGAGGTATCGGGAATATGTGGGGATGCGATCGGGAACGTTGCCGAGGGTGGATGGGGTGCGATCGCTGTTTGGGGATGAGGTGTGTCAGGCGTTTTGGGCGGAGCGGCAGGTTTCGGGGTTGCCGGAGGTACGGGCGTTGAGGCTGGATGCGTGAAGGGTTCTAGAAATGCGATGTTTGTCGGGAAATACTGAAGGCTGATGTGAAGCAGACAAAACATCGCATTTCTGAGAGCTAGGACTTCGGGAAATGGAAACGGTGCGATCGCCACCAAAACGCACCGCCGAATAGGGAGATCATTAGAACCAGCATTGCGCCTGTCATCATAATGCGTACCTCTGCGATTTAAGGATCCTTATCCTTAAAATGGCGCAAAAATGCAGGATCCACCTGCGAAGATTCCCTGACTTTGTGAGATTCCAGACAACTTTTGCAATTCTTATTTTTCGGCCTATTTTTTCCCCACACATTCCACAGTTTTTCCACAGGTTGTTTTTCAGTTTTCCACAGGTCAAAATCAGTTTTCCACAGCTTCGTACGACATCATCAGGGGCTGGGGAATTCTTGGGGATTTCAGCTATAGGATGAGGTCTTCTCATAAAACCCCTGGTTTTTGTAAACTTGTGTAAACAAAAAAGCCTTGAAACCCTGATTCCTTCGTTAGGGTGCTTTCAATCTGAAAACAAACCGAAGCCGTGATGCCGTTGACAACACCCCCTATCCTTGAGCAGAATATGCCTACCTTCAAGAAAGCGCTCTAGACGACATCTCAATTTTCCCCAGTTTACCCAGCTTGTGGAAACCTATGGATGGTCTTAGAGGCGCGGCTTTTGTGCGTATGGATTGTGTGGACTGTAGCGACGCCAGCCAGCCTGCTCACCCCCAAAGTTCTTGAGTCCGTTTTGTGTACATTCTCTTCTAAATTGAGGTTTCTATGAACGTAACCGTCAGCATCCTGGCTGAAATTCCCGAAGATTTGCACTTTTCTCTCCAAAACTATTTGGATCACCATCCCCAATGGGATCAAGACCGCGTATTCAGTGCAGCGCTGTCCTTATTTCTGTTACAAAACGGCAATAGTGAAACGCCGGAGTCTTCCCGCAGCTACCGTCGTGCCGCTCGGGTGTATCTGGATACGCTATTTAAGAATGCGGTTTAGATAGCGCTGGATGTTGGGTTCAGTGCCGACGCTTTTCGTGTCCAACAGGCTTGAGCGATGCCTCACTGGAGTTGTTCTATTTTTACGGTTCTCTGGGTTAGACCAACGTTAGAACCAACACTACAGTTCAAGCTCAATCTCCAGGATCGAGAGTCGCGCGACGAATCAAGGTGGCAGAAAACGTCGGTGGTGTGGTGTGGCGATCGCCTATACCCGTTCTGACCCACTGGGCAATTGCTCCGCAATGGTTTCCGACACTATTCCTCAATGGTTGAAGAAAGCATCGCAAGTCGTTCATCATTAATCTAATCTAGGCAGCCAACCGTTCGGTTTGGCTGCTTTTTGTAGCGGGTAATGTAGGGCATTACATCAATTTCAAAAATTTCAGCTACAGATAGAAAGCTGAAATCCCTGATGGTGCAACGCATTTGCAACTCAAAATTGATAACTCAAAACTCAAAACTGGTACTAATCCAGTTCTAGCAAGGCTTGGACAATGCTTGCCCAGCCTTTAGCACCTGGAAAGGGGGCAACC is part of the Synechococcales cyanobacterium T60_A2020_003 genome and encodes:
- a CDS encoding DUF2811 domain-containing protein, with translation MNVTVSILAEIPEDLHFSLQNYLDHHPQWDQDRVFSAALSLFLLQNGNSETPESSRSYRRAARVYLDTLFKNAV
- a CDS encoding acetyltransferase codes for the protein MFLEHKPSGNLVEILNLDNLADPCIDKVMGRFHAGEELQEIEPFTKSHLMFPSGEPLPQCWLDAHYREHHSTHQVQMA